The following are from one region of the Lytechinus pictus isolate F3 Inbred chromosome 4, Lp3.0, whole genome shotgun sequence genome:
- the LOC129259214 gene encoding WD repeat-containing protein 3-like — MGLTKQYLRFVQSAVFGVVGTTKANVVFTKDHQFVAVSAVEHVIIWSLKRAEKVLLLEGSKHEVTCLAQTDARPIIAVGYSDGSIKLFDSNNGDMIVTFNGHKTAVSTMHFDEHALRLASGSKDTDVIIWDVVNESGLYRLKGHRGMVTRVNFMAHHNIVISSSKDTFVKFWDLDTQHCFKTLVGHRSEVWDFALLPDDKGLVTGTSGSDLQVWDITFQDELEGDDGENKGPSPAKRQRRTMNEDDDDEEDDDDDEEGDDNSILTCTKAGTILRKGSDRVVSLHIDSTGRILGCHGPSPNLELFKVCNAQEQKKKLLKKQKRERKRSRGEDGDEVDVSNVKLTAEDKIQPITNIKASAKLRSFHSHMDRNGEVHLVTLLQNNTLEAYNVDLTADKPVGNKEHVISLAGHRHDVRTLSISSDNTALLSAGGNAVKIWNRSNQQCIRTMKCGHVLSSIFAPGNRHCIVGNKAGQLEMFDIASGSLMESFEAHEGAVWSICLSPDKRGFVTGSADKTLKFWEFELVSSENDEGRTVRELSIVHTRTLKMSDDVLCVKYSPDGRLVAASLLDSTVKVFFADTLKFFLSLYGHKLPVLNMDISSDSTLLVTGSADRNVKLWGLDFGDCHKSMFAHDDSVMCIGFLPDTHLFFTGGKDGKIKQWDGDHFQQITTLEGHHGEVWCMAISPDGSFMVSASHDKSLRIWEKTEEPLVLEEEQEMERERKYEESLNKEEQPIAGEPTGGEVSLPEKRTTETLKGAERLMEALNLYQEETAKMEDYKDRCKAAGKELPPPDQHPILMAYGNLSPLRYVGDVIKKIKSSELEESLLVLPLDYVLQLLPLLETLIQESREVELACRCLLFLLRIHHGQITSNHKLLPMIDRLRKTTLTKADKLRDTIGFNLAGLRFLKDKLEAENEVQLFADATANYQTKKKKQKKRAERAIIKL, encoded by the exons ATGGGGTTGACTAAACAATACCTACGCTTTGTACAGAGTGCTGTATTTGGAGTAGTTGGAACAACCAAAGCTAATGTGGTGTTCACCAAAGATCATCAGTTTGTTGCAGTATCTGCTGTAGAACATGTTATCATCTGGAGCTTAAAGAGAGCAGAGAAG GTACTATTACTTGAAGGCAGCAAACATGAGGTCACTTGTCTTGCTCAGACAGATGCTCGTCCAATCATTGCTGTTGGTTATTCAGATGGTTCTATTAAGCTCTTTGATAGtaataatggagatatgattgttACATTTAATGGTCATAAGACAGCTGTATCTACAATGCATTTTGATGAACATGCTCTTCGCCTTGCTTCTGGCTCAAAG GACACTGATGTAATCATATGGGATGTTGTTAATGAGAGTGGTCTGTATAGATTAAAAGGTCATCGTGGTATGGTGACCAGGGTTAACTTCATGGCACATCACAATATAGTCATCTCAAG TTCCAAGGATACATTTGTGAAGTTCTGGGATTTAGACACACAGCATTGCTTCAAGACACTGGTTGGACACAGAAGTGAG GTATGGGACTTTGCTCTGCTCCCTGATGATAAAGGACTAGTGACTGGAACATCTGGGAGCGATCTTCAAGTATGGGATATCACCTTCCAAGATGAG CTAGAAGGTGATGATGGAGAGAACAAAGGACCATCTCCTGCCAAGAGACAAAGAAGGACAatgaatgaagatgatgatgatgaggaggatgatgatgatgatgaagaaggtgatgataat AGTATATTAACCTGTACCAAAGCTGGAACCATCCTAAGGAAGGGAAGTGATAGAGTAGTATCCTTACACATTGATTCCACAGGAAGAATACTGGGATGCCAT GGTCCAAGCCCCAATCTTGAGCTTTTCAAAGTTTGTAATGCTCAGGAGCAGAAGAAGAAACTACTCAAGAAgcagaagagagaaagaaaacgaTCAAG aggtgaagatggtgatgaagtAGATGTATCTAACGTCAAGCTGACAGCGGAAGATAAGATTCAACCTATTACAAATATCAAAGCTTCGGCAAAACTCAG ATCCTTCCATTCTCACATGGATAGAAATGGAGAAGTGCATCTGGTAACCCTTTTGCAGAACAACACCCTAGAAGCATACAACGTGGATCTTACAGCTGATAAACCTGTTGGGAATAAAGAACATGTTATCAGTCTTGCTGGCCATCGTCATGATGTCAGGACTCTATCAATAAGCTCTGATAATACAGCTTTGCTTTCTGCAGGAGGGAATGCTGTCAAAATATGGAACAG ATCCAACCAGCAGTGTATCCGAACCATGAAGTGTGGTCATGTATTATCATCTATCTTTGCTCCAGGAAACAGGcattgcattgtgggtaataag GCAGGTCAACTTGAAATGTTTGATATTGCGTCTGGTTCATTGATGGAATCATTCGAGGCACACGAGGGTGCTGTTTGGTCTATCTGTTTATCACCTGATAAG AGGGGCTTTGTGACAGGAAGTGCTGATAAGACTTTGAAGTTCTGGGAATTTGAACTTGTAAGCTCAGAGAATGATGAAGGCAGAACTGT ACGTGAATTGAGCATTGTTCACACCAGGACATTAAAGATGTCTGATGATGTGTTATGTGTGAAGTACTCTCCTGATGGTAGACTAGTAGCTGCATCACTCCTAGATAGCACTGTCAAAGTTTTCTTTGCAGACACACTCAAG TTCTTTCTGTCTTTGTATGGACACAAACTACCAGTGCTCAACATGGATATCTCTTCA GATAGTACATTGCTGGTAACTGGGTCAGCAGATCGGAATGTGAAGCTATGGGGTCTAGACTTTGGTGATTGTCATAAGTCTATGTTTGCTCATGATGATAGTGTAATGTGTATAGGGTTTCTACCTGATACTCATCTGTTCTTCACTGGAGGGAAAGATGGAAAGATTAAACAATGGGATGGAGATCACTTTCAACAGATAACTACATTAGAG ggtCATCATGGGGAGGTTTGGTGTATGGCTATCAGTCCTGATGGTAGCTTTATG GTGAGTGCATCACATGACAAATCTCTGAGGATATGGGAGAAGACTGAGGAGCCTTTGGTATTAGAAGAAGAACaggaaatggaaagagagagaaaatatgaAGAGAGTCTCAATAAGGAAGAACAACCG ATCGCAGGTGAACCTACAGGAGGAGAGGTATCCTTACCAGAGAAGAGAACAACAGAGACATTGAAAGGAGCAGAGAGATTGATGGAAGCTCTTAATCTTTACCAGGAAGAGACAGCTAAGATGGAAGATTATAAAGACAGGTGTAAGGCAGCAGGAAAAGAG cTTCCACCACCAGACCAGCATCCTATTCTCATGGCGTATGGAAACCTTTCA CCTCTCAGATATGTAGGGGATGTTATAAAGAAGATTAAATCAAG TGAACTAGAAGAGAGCTTATTAGTATTACCTCTAGACTATGTGCTTCAGCTATTACCTCTGTTAGAGACTCTCATTCAAGAATCAAGAGAAGTGGAGCTTGCTTGTAGATGTCTTCTCTTCCTTCTCAG GATCCATCATGGTCAGATAACATCTAATCACAAATTGCTACCTATGATTGACAGACTGAGAAAGACAACATTAACAAAGGCTGATAAACTAAGG GACACCATAGGATTCAATTTAGCTGGTCTTCGTTTCTTGAAGGATAAGCTAGAAGCTGAGAATGAAGTTCAACTCTTTGCTGATGCTACTGCTAATTAccagacaaagaagaagaaacaaaagaagagAGCAGAAAGAGCAATTATTAAATTATGA